AGTATCTCGCAGTGAAATCAGGATTTGTAACCCTTTTCTTCCCTTCTCATTAGCATTAATGTCAGAAAACGGTTTATTTAAATTAGCTTTTAATTCTACTCGATCTGGCTTAAAGTAAAGATCGTAGCGTAATCCATTATTATGTAAATTATCGCTAGATATCAAGCGCTCAAAACCACCAATATAGCTCGCCCCATCCTTTACTACTAATACATCAGCAATCGTATCTCCTGGTTTTATATTTTCTGGCAAAACCTCCGTAACAGATAATGTTCCATTTAATTCAACTAATGTATTATTACCTTGAGCAATAAAAGCTTGTGGAGATAATATATCAAGACGACTATCTATTGACGATTGAAAAGTTTGATTTACCGTTAATGCCTTAATTGCCAAAACACTACTGTTATTTACATGATCAACAGAGGTTTTACCCGTCAATGTTAAATTTCCCTCGTTAATCACTAATGATTTTAACTGATTATATTCACCCGCTAAGGTCAACTTACCACTTCCTTCTTTAGTAAGGGTATATTTTCCAATCAAATTATTTGTCCATTTATCATTTCGAGATATTGTATAGGTTTCGTCTCTTAATAATTGAGAGGGTCCATTTATCGCTTTAGACAGATTAACCAATCCCCAACCAAATATATCGTCTACCCCTTTTTGACCTAAATCCGTTGCAGTAGTTAATAAAGTATCTCTTACTTGAGTCGGTGTAAAATAATTAAACCGCTCTTTTAATACAGCCAGCGCCCCTGTCACCGTTGGTGCGGCAAAAGAAGTTCCTGCCTCATCTTGCAAACTTGGAGTTTTCTCATCTTTTTCTGCCCCCTCTGTAGCCAAAACAGTTAAGCTGCCCGGCGCAGCAATACACCAATTTTTACTTACACCACAATAATTAGAATAGTCGGCTAAGTTTTTTCCGTCATCAACAGCAACAACTGACAGGTAATGTTTTTCCAATTCAGGTAAATAACGAGGTAATGCCGCCATGATACCAGGTTGTTTTTTACTTTCATTACCAGCAGCAAATACAATTAAGGTATCATTTTTAACCGCACTTTTAACTGTATTTAAAAGCGAATTATTTGTTGCTTTCGTAATACCTTCTTTGTATTTATTATCCATGGTTTGAGCATAATCATCTAAAGGATCTTCATTCCAACTATTATTAATAGCAAATACCTTTTTCTCAGCTAGTTTATTAAAAGCCATGGCTATCACCCGTTGATGATCTTTTTCATCCGAACCGGTACCAAGTAATAGATCGGCATTTTTCTCCTCATTTTCTGAAGCTTCGTCAGCGCCATTTTGATCTTGTTGTTGCGGTTCAAAAGTAGTGATATAGACATCTGCATTTTTTGCAATACCACCTTCATACCCCTCCTGTTCTGATGATTTTGCCCCAATAATGCCTGCGACCTGTCCACCATGCATGGAATAAACCGTTTTATCCTTACCCGTTTTTTCATCTTTCTCTGTTTCTTTATCATAATGGCTAGGATCAAAAAGCAATGTCTCGCCTTTTGAATTAATGGACACAAATTTAAGTGAATGTAATTTTTCTTCATTTACAAACGGATGCTCAACCATATAGCCAGAATCCAACACGCCAATATTGACTTTTCTACCAGAATATTGTTCAGAAATTTGTTTTGTAAGCCCAATTTTACTATGAGGATTAGTTATTTCACTGTCTGTAGAATAGACTTCAGACGTCATACAGCCACAGATAAGAATAGATAATAAATGTTTTGGAAATTTACGGTTTTTCATAAAAAGAGTAACCCCTAAAATAGTATTTGAATAAATTCTTAATAACACATCATACCGAATATAAAATATTCTAAGCTTGATATTTTTATATCTAAATCCATTTATTTTGCTTAAAAAAAAACTAAAATCAAATAACAAAATCCATTTTTTAAAAATAATTAAATTATTTATGATCTAGAACAAATAAATTTTATTTAAATCTAAAAACACATCTGCTATGCTATAGGAAAAAAAGTAATAGTTATAAAATTGAAAATAATTAAATTACAATATATTTTTTACATTTAAACCTAAAATTAAACATTTTTATAACTTTTATCTTGAGATCAGACCTGTTTATTATTGATTTAATAGGGAAATTTTTATTAAAATTAGAAAATTTAAATTGATTTAGAGCAAATAAACCCTAGTTTTTTAATGGTTATTCAACCTATTATTTTTATAAAGGCGGTTATTTTGAAAATTAAAATTTATCTTAAATATATTCTGCTTATTTTATTATTTATCTTAATATTGTTATATTTTTTTGGAGAAAAAGAAAATAGACAAGATATTAGTTTTTATGTAGAAAAAGGAAATATTCATAAAACCGTGAGCGCCAGCGGTGTTTTACGGGCAGCAGAACAAGTCGATATTGGTGCTCAAGTGTCCGGACAAATTAAACATATATTGGTGCAAGAGGGGCAGCGGGTTAAAAAAGGAGATCTATTGGCAATCATTGATCCTAGTTTGGCAGAAACCGATTTAAAACTAGCAAAGACCGAATTGGAAAATGCTTTGGCAAATTTAGATGCGAAGAAAATTAATCTTAAACAACTTCAATCAGATTGGGAACGTCAGCAACGCTTAACGCTAACAAATGCAACCACGAAAAGAGAAACCGAAGAGACAAAAAGTCGATTAGATATTGCTAAAGCGGAGGTTAGAATTGCACAAAGTAACCTTAACAGCGCAGAGATTAAAGTGGAAAAAGCAGAAACAGAATTAGGTTATACAGAAATCCGATCACCTATTGACGCGACGGTAATTTCTGTGATGGCACAAAGCGGTCAAACCTTAGCAACCAGTCAACAAGTTCCTGTATTGATGAAATTAGCCGATATTGACACAATGAAAGTCTATGCCAAAATTTCAGAGGCAGATGTGATTGACTTACACCCCGGACTACCAGTTTCATTTACGTTATTAGGAAATCCAAATTATCAATTTAATGGGCAACTTGATGCTGTTAAACTGGCTCCAGTTTATATCACCGATTTATCTGATAATGCCAATAATGCGATTTACTATTATGCTACATTTAAAATTCCTAATCTTGAACATAAATTACGTATTGCCATGACGACAGAGGTAACAATTATGTTGGATAAACGTGAGAATGTATTGACTATTCCTTTATCCGCATTAGGGGAAATGATTGAGCAGGATAAATATTACGTTACATTACTACGTGAAAACGGTAAAAAAGAACAAGTCACAGTCAAAACTGGGCTAAAAGATGAATCAAAAATAGAGATTATTGAAGGATTGGCTGAGGGAGATGAAGTCGTACTCTCCGTTAGCGCAATATCTCCGTCTAATGATAGTGAAATTTATAGCATAGGATTGTGATGAAACAACCATTAATTGAACTAAAAAATATTGAGCGGCGCTATCTTAACGGTAATACTGAAACAACAGTACTAAAATCAGTTAATCTAAAAATCTATGCTGGCGACATGATTGCTATCGTAGGTGCTTCCGGCTCAGGTAAGTCAACCTTGATGAACATATTAGGTACTCTTGATATTGCAGATAATGGCGAATATTTGTTTCGAGGGCAAAATATTACTTCATTAAATGCTGATGAACTAGCTGAATTGCGCTGTCGTCATTTTGGTTTCGTTTTTCAACGTTATCATTTATTACCTCACCTAAGTGCAATAGGCAATGTAGAAATTCCTGCCATTTACTCTGCAACAGATAAGGAAAAAAGGATCAAACGGGCAACAGAATTGCTCTGTCGTTTAGGATTAGAAAAATATCTGGAACAAAAGCCATCACAGCTTTCCGGCGGTCAACAGCAGCGGGTTAGTATTGCTCGTGCGTTGATGAACGGAGGAGAAATTATTTTAGCCGACGAGCCAACCGGCGCACTGGACAGTCAAAGCAGCCATGAAGTACTAAAAGTTTTAAAAGAATTAAATCAGCAGGGGCATACCGTTATTTTGATTACCCATGATATGCACATTGCCCAACATGCAGACCGAATTATCACCATAAAAGACGGTGAAATTATCAATGATAATGATAACATCCACCTTGATACTCCGCCAAAAATTCAAACAGCTTGGAAAAAACCAAGTAAGATCACTAACCGGTTTGCTTCACTGCTCAGCTATAACGAATCTTTTATTATGGCATTCAATATGATGCGAGCACATAAAGTCAGAACATTATTAACAATGTTAGGGATTATTATTGGTATCGTCGCTGTCGTCTGTGTAATAGCATTAGGAGAAGGAACTAAAAATAAGGTCTTAAATGAATTTAGCGCATTAGGAAGCAACACAATAGACATTTTTCCCGGCAAAAACTGGGGGGATACGGAAGCGTACAAAATTCAAACGTTGAATAGTAAGGATTTAACTTTATTACGTCAACAACCTTATGTCAAAGGTGCCACGCCTAATCTGGTGTTAGAATTACCCGTTCGTTTTTTAAACAAAACGGTTAATGCCACAATAAATGGTGTAGATCAGGATTTCTTTACATTAAAAAATTATAAACTGTTGAATGGCAGATTATTTAATCGACAAGATTCAGAAACCAATCAAGCAGTGGGTGTTATTGATAAAAAATCAAAAGAAGTGATTTTTGGTACGCAAACAATAGAAGGCAAAACGGTTTTTATAGGTGATGTACCGGTTTTGATTATCGGCGTTGTAGAAGCCTCTTCTCAAATAGCAGAAGGGCAACGGGCGACCATTTGGTTACCATATAATACTATGATTGCACGCTTACGTAACCAAGCTTACTTTCAGCAAGTCACCGTACAATTAGAACAACAGATTGACCCCGTAGTTGCCGACAAAGCTATTATTGATTTACTCACTGTTAAACATGGTAAAAAGGACTTCTTTACCTTCAGCAGCAGTAAATTTTTACAATCCTTAAATCGCACCACTCAAGCATTGACCTTAATGATATCTTCTATTGCCTTTATTTCATTAATTGTCGGAGGAATTGGTGTAATGAATATTATGTTAGTTTCCGTAATTGAACGGACAAAAGAAATAGGTATTCGAGTTGCTGTTGGTGCAAAAGAAAAAGATATACTGCATCAATTTCTGATTGAATCGGCTACTGTTAGCCTTATCGGCGGTATTATTGGTATATTACTCTCATTACTGTTCGGTTCACTTTTTTCGCTATTGACCGACAGTATTAAAATGCAATTCACACTTTCTTCATTTTTTATTGCATTTTTATGTTCATCATTAATAGGCATTATTTTTGGTTATTTTCCAGCACGGAATGCCGCCCGTTTAAAGCCAGTAGATGCACTATCTAGAGAATAAAACACCATCTATTTATATTAAGTCCTTATTCATCTAACTATATAAGGACTTTAGTAATTTTTAGTTATACGGTATTTATACAACACCTATATAATGCTGATAATTTTGACCGCACTTTTTACTATCTAAGAATTTTTCCTAGTTTTTCATCAAACTGTGATCCAATTCACAGAAAAAATCTCCCCCTTTAGGTAAAAATAAAGACAAGTTTTTTTGGGGAAAATGATGTCAATATTTTATGTTTACACTATTGGAAAAACGCTTTATTCAATTCTTATTTACACTAGTTTTATTAGCGCTTTTGCTTTTTTTAAACGGAATTTATGGTTTACAGCTGATGTGCATTGCTATCTTAGGTAGCGTTTGTTTATGGGGTGTTTTTGTTACTATCAAATTATTGCAAACACCCTAGACTAAATCGCCGGCAAAATAGTCGCCACAAGTCCTACCACTTTTTCTTATTTCAATATTATCTTATTGAAAACTTTCTATTTTTTGACCGCTCTTTTCTTTAATTTCATTTTTAACTCTGTGATCTGCTTCAAGTATTTTTTTTATTAAATCAGTTATTATGTAGCGGATGGTTTATATAAAACGAGGTAAAACAATGACAAATGCCGCATTAATGCAAGAAGGTATTCACTTAATGTTTGCAGGTATGGGATTTGTGTTGGTCTTTTTATGGATCTTAATCTTCGCTATCGGATTGATGTCCAAATTGATTAATACTTATTTCCCTGAACCGGTTTCCACGTCAACATCCTCGATCGCGACGACGTCGGAAAATGATATCGAGCGTTTACGTCCAGTTATTGTGGCGGCAATCGCGCATCATCGTAAACAACATCTTAAATAAGATTTGGAGAACAATATGACAGCTCAAACAAAGAAAATTGCGATTACCGACGTGGTGTTGCGTGATGCACATCAATCCCTTTTTGCAACCCGTTTACGCCTTGATGATATGCTGCCAATTGCTGCCGAATTGGATAATATCGGTTATTGGTCATTGGAGGCCTGGGGCGGCGCGACCTTTGACGCTTGTATTCGTTTCTTAGGGGAAGATCCTTGGGTACGGTTGCGCGAATTGAAAAAAGCCATTCCGAAAACCCCGTTGCAAATGTTATTGCGCGGACAAAATTTATTGGGCTATCGCCATTATGCTGATGATGTAGTGGATCGGTTTGTGGAACGCGCGGTGGATAACGGAATGTCAGTTTTCCGCGTATTTGACGCCATGAATGATCCGCGCAATATGCAGCAAGCGCTGAAAGCGGTGCGCAAAAATGGCGCTCATGCACAAGGTACATTAAGTTATACCACAAGTCCGGTGCATACCTTAGAAACTTGGTTAAATACCACCGAACAATTGCTAGAAATCGGTATTGATTCCTTGGTGATTAAAGATATGTCAGGAATTTTGACGCCGGTTGACGCGTATAAATTAGTCAGTGAAATTAAGCAACGGTATGATGTGCAACTGCATTTACATTGCCATTCCACCACCGGTCTTGCCGAAATGACCTTGTTGAAAGCGGTGGAAGCTGGTGTAGATGGAATTGACACTGCGATTTCATCCATGAGCGGTACTTACGGTCATCCTGCAACAGAAGCCTTAGTCGCTGCGTTGCAAGATACCCAATACGATACCGGTTTAAATATCCCGCAATTAGAAAAAATTGCCGCTTATTTCCGCAACGTGCGGAAAAAATATGCCAAATTTGAAGGGCAATTGCGCGGCGTGGACAGTCGCATTTTGGTGGCACAAGTCCCTGGCGGGATGTTAACCAACTTGGAAAGTCAATTAAAACAACAAAATGCCTCCGACAAAATTGATTTGGTGTTGGAAGAAATTCCAAAAGTGCGGGCGGATTTGGGCTATATTCCCTTGGTTACACCGACCTCACAAATTGTCGGCACCCAATCGGTAATTAATGTATTAATGGGCGAACGCTATAAATCAATTGCCAAAGAAACTGCCGGTATTTTGAAAGGGGAATACGGACGTACGCCGGCGCCAGTCAATGCCGAATTGCAAGCTCGAGTGTTGGAGGGAGGACAACCGATTACCGACCGTCCGGCAGATCATCTTGCGCCGGAAATGGAAAAATTGATTGCTGAAGTCAAACAACAAGCCAACGAAAAAGGCATTCAATTGGCAGAAAATGAAATTGATGATGTGTTAATTGTGGCATTATTCCCGCAAATTGGCTTGAAATTCTTAGAAAATCGCGGCAATCAGGATGCCTTTGAACCGGCGCCGACCCTAGAAAATAAAGCCACAGAAAGCAAAATAAATGAAAAATCGACCGCACTTTCTGCAAAAACGTCGCAAGGTCCGGCAGTTTACACTGTGGAATTGGAAGGCAAAGCCTTTGTGGTGAAAGTGTCTGAGGGCGGTGAAATCGGGCAAATTAGCGCTGCTGCGCCAACACCAAGCGCACCCGCAACAACGCCAACCAATGCCGAAGGTACACCGGTCAGCGCGCCAATGGCGGGTAATATTTGGAAAGTCGTCGCCACCGAAGGTCAGCGTGTGGCGGAAGGTGATGTGTTGTTGATTTTGGAAGCCATGAAAATGGAAACGGAAATTCGTGCATCCAAAGCCGGCGTCGTGCAAGGTATCCGCGTGAAAACCGGCGATTCTGTTGCCGTTGGCGCTACGTTGATGACCTTAGTGTAGGCGGTGAATATGGAAAGTATTTACGCCTTATTACGTGGCATGGGGATCATGCATTTAGAATGGGGGCAGGCCGTGATGATGGCAGTCAGCCTCTTGTTACTGTGGCTTGCCATTGCACGCAAGTTTGAGCCTTTGTTGCTGTTGCCTATCGGTTTCGGCGGATTGTTATCCAATATTCCGGAAGCAGGTTTGGCGATGACTGCCTTAGATAATTTACTGCATCAAGGCTCAAGCGAACAACTGACAATTATCGCCGCTAAGCTTAATAGTGCCGCCGATCCACAGGCAATAAAACTGGCGCTCGCCAACGCGTTGCCATCTGTGCAAAACGAACTGGAAGTGATGGCGAGCGATATGGGTTATACCGCCGGCGTGTTAGCACTATTTTATAAAGTGGCAATTGGTTATGGCGTGGCGCCTTTGATCATTTTTATGGGCGTGGGCGCCATGACGGATTTCGGTCCGCTATTAGCCAATCCAAGAACCCTATTATTAGGCGCTGCCGCACAATTTGGGATTTTTGCCACCGTTA
This sequence is a window from [Pasteurella] mairii. Protein-coding genes within it:
- the macB_3 gene encoding antimicrobial peptide ABC transporter permease, coding for MKQPLIELKNIERRYLNGNTETTVLKSVNLKIYAGDMIAIVGASGSGKSTLMNILGTLDIADNGEYLFRGQNITSLNADELAELRCRHFGFVFQRYHLLPHLSAIGNVEIPAIYSATDKEKRIKRATELLCRLGLEKYLEQKPSQLSGGQQQRVSIARALMNGGEIILADEPTGALDSQSSHEVLKVLKELNQQGHTVILITHDMHIAQHADRIITIKDGEIINDNDNIHLDTPPKIQTAWKKPSKITNRFASLLSYNESFIMAFNMMRAHKVRTLLTMLGIIIGIVAVVCVIALGEGTKNKVLNEFSALGSNTIDIFPGKNWGDTEAYKIQTLNSKDLTLLRQQPYVKGATPNLVLELPVRFLNKTVNATINGVDQDFFTLKNYKLLNGRLFNRQDSETNQAVGVIDKKSKEVIFGTQTIEGKTVFIGDVPVLIIGVVEASSQIAEGQRATIWLPYNTMIARLRNQAYFQQVTVQLEQQIDPVVADKAIIDLLTVKHGKKDFFTFSSSKFLQSLNRTTQALTLMISSIAFISLIVGGIGVMNIMLVSVIERTKEIGIRVAVGAKEKDILHQFLIESATVSLIGGIIGILLSLLFGSLFSLLTDSIKMQFTLSSFFIAFLCSSLIGIIFGYFPARNAARLKPVDALSRE
- the oadA gene encoding oxaloacetate decarboxylase subunit alpha — protein: MTAQTKKIAITDVVLRDAHQSLFATRLRLDDMLPIAAELDNIGYWSLEAWGGATFDACIRFLGEDPWVRLRELKKAIPKTPLQMLLRGQNLLGYRHYADDVVDRFVERAVDNGMSVFRVFDAMNDPRNMQQALKAVRKNGAHAQGTLSYTTSPVHTLETWLNTTEQLLEIGIDSLVIKDMSGILTPVDAYKLVSEIKQRYDVQLHLHCHSTTGLAEMTLLKAVEAGVDGIDTAISSMSGTYGHPATEALVAALQDTQYDTGLNIPQLEKIAAYFRNVRKKYAKFEGQLRGVDSRILVAQVPGGMLTNLESQLKQQNASDKIDLVLEEIPKVRADLGYIPLVTPTSQIVGTQSVINVLMGERYKSIAKETAGILKGEYGRTPAPVNAELQARVLEGGQPITDRPADHLAPEMEKLIAEVKQQANEKGIQLAENEIDDVLIVALFPQIGLKFLENRGNQDAFEPAPTLENKATESKINEKSTALSAKTSQGPAVYTVELEGKAFVVKVSEGGEIGQISAAAPTPSAPATTPTNAEGTPVSAPMAGNIWKVVATEGQRVAEGDVLLILEAMKMETEIRASKAGVVQGIRVKTGDSVAVGATLMTLV
- the acrA_2 gene encoding Membrane-fusion protein, with the protein product MVIQPIIFIKAVILKIKIYLKYILLILLFILILLYFFGEKENRQDISFYVEKGNIHKTVSASGVLRAAEQVDIGAQVSGQIKHILVQEGQRVKKGDLLAIIDPSLAETDLKLAKTELENALANLDAKKINLKQLQSDWERQQRLTLTNATTKRETEETKSRLDIAKAEVRIAQSNLNSAEIKVEKAETELGYTEIRSPIDATVISVMAQSGQTLATSQQVPVLMKLADIDTMKVYAKISEADVIDLHPGLPVSFTLLGNPNYQFNGQLDAVKLAPVYITDLSDNANNAIYYYATFKIPNLEHKLRIAMTTEVTIMLDKRENVLTIPLSALGEMIEQDKYYVTLLRENGKKEQVTVKTGLKDESKIEIIEGLAEGDEVVLSVSAISPSNDSEIYSIGL
- the ssa1 gene encoding Serotype-specific antigen 1 precursor, coding for MKNRKFPKHLLSILICGCMTSEVYSTDSEITNPHSKIGLTKQISEQYSGRKVNIGVLDSGYMVEHPFVNEEKLHSLKFVSINSKGETLLFDPSHYDKETEKDEKTGKDKTVYSMHGGQVAGIIGAKSSEQEGYEGGIAKNADVYITTFEPQQQDQNGADEASENEEKNADLLLGTGSDEKDHQRVIAMAFNKLAEKKVFAINNSWNEDPLDDYAQTMDNKYKEGITKATNNSLLNTVKSAVKNDTLIVFAAGNESKKQPGIMAALPRYLPELEKHYLSVVAVDDGKNLADYSNYCGVSKNWCIAAPGSLTVLATEGAEKDEKTPSLQDEAGTSFAAPTVTGALAVLKERFNYFTPTQVRDTLLTTATDLGQKGVDDIFGWGLVNLSKAINGPSQLLRDETYTISRNDKWTNNLIGKYTLTKEGSGKLTLAGEYNQLKSLVINEGNLTLTGKTSVDHVNNSSVLAIKALTVNQTFQSSIDSRLDILSPQAFIAQGNNTLVELNGTLSVTEVLPENIKPGDTIADVLVVKDGASYIGGFERLISSDNLHNNGLRYDLYFKPDRVELKANLNKPFSDINANEKGRKGLQILISLRDTKMALRKGFYNDWLQKAVEHNDLQNLHYYVNNSIYVDGLAFLHHQAIVRLLNSGNNVFDYSPENIDEIKIWLDGNGQKYQSEKNNDERAEVKTRYSGFGIAYKANEKVILNGNLSYIQSDLTKNQATATVKQIEAGVALRYMPLENSWFTDIIGKIAKVDYKQYRLFDNVTLGAGSNRGWLLGGEWRTGYGIVFDDWRIEPTIGLQMVHLSIDKLKENGELATLTEAFKKTNINLSSGLHLKRNFYIGDWKFSPDLTLNYVRLMNSRSNNIQSTLSGIKIDNVVTFDHYLAQLGVGMMIEKNNWFFATNVEHYQFKNGNAINLQAKIGLTFQ
- the oadG gene encoding oxaloacetate decarboxylase subunit gamma translates to MTNAALMQEGIHLMFAGMGFVLVFLWILIFAIGLMSKLINTYFPEPVSTSTSSIATTSENDIERLRPVIVAAIAHHRKQHLK